The window GAAAAAAATCTTCAAAATAATTTTAAATATTATCCCAAGACCTTTGCTAATTAGGCTAAGCTACATAGCACGTCCTATTTTAGCATTCTTTTTAAAAGGAAACACATTTACAGATCCTATTGATGGTAAAAGCTTTAAAACCTTTTTACCTTATGGGTATGGCAAACAACGCAATAACGTACTATCTCCTTCTACTTTAAGTTTAGAGCGTCATCGATTATTGTGGTTGTATTTAAAAAATGAAACCAATTTCTTTACTGCGGAAAAAAGCGTACTTCATTTTGCACCAGAACAATGCTTTTTAGATCGTTTTAGAGCGCTGAAAAACCTGAAGTACACCACTACAGATTTACTTTCTCCTATTGCTGATGTAAAGGCGGACATTTGCAATCTTCCGTTTGAAGACAATAGTTATGATATTATTTTATGCAATCATGTTTTAGAACATATTCCTGACGACACGAAAGCAATGCAAGAATTATTTCGTGTGATGAAACCTGGTGGTTATGGAATTTTTCAAATACCGCAAGACCTAAGTAGACATACTACTTTTGAAGACAATTCTATTACAGATAAAAAAGAACGCGCAAAAATATTCGGACAATATGATCATGTTCGTGTGTATGGTTACGATTATTTCAATAAACTTAGAGAGATTGGTTTTATGGTTAATGAAGTCGATTATACCGCAACGCTTTCCGAAGGGGAAATTGAAAAATATTGTTTAGCTAAAGGAGAAATTATCCCTGTGGTTTATAAATAACCATACTTAAACACTAAAAAAACGCTATCAAAAAGACCTTTTTTAAAGTTATATCTTAATATATAATTATCTTTGAGATTCCTGCCTACGCAGGAATTTACTACCTAGCTAAAGGAGAAATTATCCCTGTGGTTTATAAATAAAACATTTTACTAAAATTCATTTTAATGACTCAGCAAATTATAATAGTAACTGCGGCCTCTTTTGGTACGCTCTCTGTAATTTTTGGTGCTTTTGGAGCCCATGCTTTGAAGAAAATTTTATCTACAGACCAATTACAAAGTTTTGAAGTTGGCGTGAAATACCAGATGTATCACGCTATTGTATTATTAGCTTTAGGCTTACAACCGAACTTTACAACGGCAGCAATTTACTGGTGTTTTACTATAGGAATTCTGTTATTTTCTTTTAGTATTTACGGGTTGGTTTTGTCGGATGCCAAAGGAAAAAAGCTTCGTTTTTTAGGACCAATTACACCTATTGGTGGTTTGCTTTTAGTTTCGGGTTGGTTTTTATTATTGATTCATTTCTTTTAAGCAAGAAATTAGATTACATATATCACAATTGCAATCGCAGTATAAAGAGCTATTAAAAAAAACTCTAACTTTTTTTGTTTTAAAAAACTCATAATTTAGATATTAAATGAAAAAAAAGCTGAGCTACCTCAGTAGCCCAACTTTTAATAAAAACTGATTAATAGCGTCTTTAATATTTTAATATTTTTTATCGACTTTTTAGTTAGTCCATGACTTTGGAAAGCTTAATCGTTTTCCCACACATATCACTTGTAATTTTAAAAATAACGTCTCCTTTTCTCCCTTTATTTGCCCAACGTACTTCTTTCCCTGTATTACAAGTAATACTGGTTTTAGAGCCTTTGTTTAAAGAAACAAAACCTGTTCCTGTATAAATGCTCACTTTTTCTTTAGTATCATTAACTAATGAGAAACTACTTGCAATAGAAATCTCCATATTTTGGGATGCTTTTACAATTTGTTTTTCTTCTGAAAAAGAAAGTAATACGAATGCACTTAATGCGATAATTATTGTTTTCATGTTGAATTGTTTTAAATTTACTGCTGCAAATATGTTATTAAAAACGATTAAGTAATGCTTCTACTTTCTGAAATCTTGTTTTCAACTTCTAAACCAGAAAAAACCCATAAGCCTCGCACTTACGGGATTTCTAAATAAAACTTAACGATATACTACTGTTTGATGAATCGTTTGGTTGCAACGCTTCCTTCTTCATCTTTAATTATAATAATATACACACCATTTCTTAATTCGGAAGTCACTATTTTTTTGGATGTTGTTTCTAAAACTTTTACTCCTAAAACAGAATAGATTGCTGCGCTTTTTATATTACTATTCATTTCTATATGTAGAACCGAAGTTGTTGGGTTTGGATATAAAGACACTTTCTTTACTTGAAACTCATGAACACTTAAAATAGTAGGACAATCTTCCAAAAAACTAGCATTAGATGGTGCACCCCAATTAGAGTTAGGTGTAAATCCAGAATCTATTTGCACGCAATCTACAGTACTACTTACAACATTAAAACGAGTTACATTACTATTATTACCATTTGCCATATTAATAGCTGTTATGGATGTTGTATGTCCTTTAAAATCGACTAAATCGGTAAGCATACTTAAATCTAAAATACCAGAAATACCAGTCTGCTCTACTAATAACTGTGTCAGTTTTGTGTTTTGAGAAACATCAATACTTGTAAGCGAAGGATTTCCAAAAGCTTGCAAACCTACAATCTCTGTAAAAGCTTCAAGTCCTGTTAAGTCTTGAATACTTGAACCGGAAACATTAATAGTTCCTGTATATGCAACGGCCTCGGTATCTTGTATCTCTGCATCGTTATTTGTATTAATATTCGTATTTGCTACTAATATGGCTTTAAAATTTGTATCCAGAATAGATACATTTTGTGCATTTGTTACTGCAAATATTGAAATAAATGCAAAAATGGAAAGTAATTTTGTTTTCATAATTATTTTTTATTGATTATGCGACAAAACTACTTGGTAAACGTATTTAAAAACTACATCAATTGCTGAAACCTTATTTTCAACTTCTAAACCAAAAAAATCTCGTAAGCATGACACTTACGAGATTTTCAACAATAACTCAACTATTAATTACTGCTTGATAAATCGTTTGGTAGCAATGCTTCCGTTTTCTGCTTCAATTATAATTAAATATAATCCAGTTTTTAAATTAGATGTATTTATCGTATTCGATTTTGTTTCTAAAACTTTTGCACCTAAAACAGAATAGATCGTTGCACCTTTTAGGTTGCTATTCATTTTAATATTTAAAACCGATGTTGTTGGATTTGGATATAGTTTTATTTCGTTATTAATGCTATCGAATTGGTTTGTGCTTAATGTAGTACCATATTCGTAAGCTCCCATATCTACAATAGAATTAAAAATACGTTGACCTCCTAACAAATCTGAAGTTGTTGTTACATACGTGTTATCGCCTGCATCTTTAGCTGGTGAATTTGACTGTAATGTAAAGTCTGTAGAACTTGCAAACAAAGGATCTGCAGTATTTGTAGCCGTAGTACTTGTAATACTAGCATCGTTAAAATTTAATGGATCTATAGAGTTTCTAACATTTAAAGATTGTACCGCATCGTTATACGTATTGGTAATAGATTTTACTGAAGTTGTTGATCCAGGATAAAAATTATTCCAAAAAATACAATTAACCACTTCTGCATTTATAGTTCCTGCTGTTTTATTAATTGCAACTACTGCTCTACTGTTAATATTAATTCCACTCCCGGTAGAATTATCCAGATTATTAACATAAGTGTTGTTAATTAATTTTAAATCCATATTTGCATTTGTACCAATAGATATAAACCAAGAAGCTCTTCCACTTAACCCATCACCCGAGAAGTTTCCTGCAATATTATTATCGAATAAGCTATTTTCAACTCTTACATCCACATTGGTATTATCTCCTAGATATACATACATACCAGCACCAAAAATTGACATATTGTTAATAAATTTACTGTTTTCTATTATTAAATCCCCTGTTGTTCCGGAAGTATTGTTTAACTCGAATTCGGCTAATATACCAGCTGCTCCAGTTTTAGAAATATTATTTTTAATCGTACAGTCTTTAACGGTTAAATTGGATATTGTTTTTTCTTTAAAAATAGCACCAATTCTTGTAGATGTATGATTATGCGTATTAGAAATCGTTAAGCCGTCTAGCACTAAGTTTTCGCCTAAACTTGTTATATTTAAAATACTATAACTATTATCGGTTTTACTGGAGTGCGTATAACTATTCACAAAATGGTCGTCTACAAAAACATCGTCTCCATTTAAATCTCCAGTTAAAATAGTTTCGTTACTCCCCAAGACACGCTGAGACAATTGTGTTTCTGTTCCTGCAAAACCACCATAAATACTTAAATTTGGAACTACTACATCAAAAGATGTAGAACGATTGGTAACTGCTGGTTTATATGTTCCAGAAGCTACCCAAATTTCATCGCCATCTGTAGCATTTGTAACGGCACTTTGTAAATTTGTATAAGCATTTGCCCAAGTTGAGCCATCATTACTACCAGTTGCATTAGCATTAACATAAAACTTAGTTAGTGAATTTGTTGCTGGGTAATAATTAGCTAAATTGGTGATTTGTGTATCTGAAAGTGCCGATTTATATAAATAAATATCATCTATACCTCCTGTATAGGTTCCTGTAGGATCTAAAACCATTTGTGCAGAATGCAAAAAAGTATTTATTACTGTACCATTTAGATCTGCAGATCCAGAAATATTGTTTTGTAAAATTCCATCTACAAAAACATCTAATTCTAATTCTGTATTGTAATTAACTGGTGTAGTTCTTAATATAATATTATGCCATTGCCCATTAGTTAATGCAATAGTTTCGTCTGCGTTCCAATCCGCAAGAACTCCGTAGGTTGAATTCCCTACTTTTGAGATTAAATATAATTTTGAATTGTCCAACTCAAACCTAAACCCGGCACCAGCGGTTCCATATATTTGAAGAATACGTTGTTGTGTTGCAATACTATTGCTTTTTATCCAAAAGCTTAAAGTCATATTATTAACGTTTGTAGCGCCTAGAGTATGACCATTTAAAGTACTCATACCTACTAATGCGTCATTTGCAGCACCGTTTCTATCTGGCCCTATTGTTGGATTGGTATTGCCTGATAGATTTGGACCGCCATTTAGGGCTGTGTTTGTTAAACTTCCGTTAGTAAATTCAAATTTACCATATTGTCCAGAAGGTAAAATTTGTGAAAATGATATGCTACATACAAGTAACATTAAATAAAGTAAACGCGTTTTCATAATTTTTTGTGTTTATATTTAACAGGACAAATATCTAACACGAAGCATCTATAAAACAGTATGAATTTCTGAAACCTAATTTTCAACTTCTAAACCAAAAAATCTCGTAAACACAGCGTTTACGAGATTGATAAAAATAATTAAAACCATTAACTACTGCTTGATAAAACGCTTGGTAGCAATGCTTCCGTTTTCGTCTTCAATGGTAATTAAATAGAGTCCGCTTTTTAAATTAGCTGTATTTAGGGATTTTGATTTTGTATCTAAAACCTTGGCTCCTAAAACAGAATACACTGTTGCTTGTTTTAGGTTATTCTTCATTTTAATATTTAAAATAGAAGAGGTTGGATTTGGGTACAAAGATACAGTGTCCTGTGAAAAATCGTTTACACTTAATGTACTGCAATCTACACTATAACTTGCTCCTGAATCTTTATCAGGCCAGTTTGCATCACTATATGCTGCATCATCTACTTGAATACAATTAAGGTATTGGTTTTCTGTAGCAATAAGCTTAGTAGCAGTAAAATTAGTATTATTACCATTTGCTACATTTAAACTTGTTAAATCATTAAACGGACACCATAATGTTACCAAATCTGCATTACCAGAAACATCTAAACTTGTTAAATCATTTCCATTACAATAAAGTTCTGTTAACAGGGTATTTGCCGAAACATTTAAATTGGTTAGCAAATTAGAATTACAATGCAAAAGCGTTAAAGCGGTATTAGCAGAAACATCTATACTTGTTAAAACATTATTAGAACAATATAATTCTGTAAGATTTACAAATGCTTCTATACCTACTAAACTAGAAACAGTATGATAAGCAACATTTATTAATCCTGTAAAAGCGGTTGCTTCACTACATTGAATTTGGGTATCCCCATTGGTATTTATTGCTGCATTGCCCACTAAATACGCTTTAAAATTTGTGTCTGGTATATTTACGGTGCACACAGAACAGTCTAAACTAAAACTGGATACAGCATCCACATCTATCCAATTTGTATCACTATAACTTACATCGTCTACTTCTATACACGATAAATATGGATTATTAAGCGCAGACATATTTAGCATATTTGCATTATTTGTATTCGCAACATTCAAACTCGTTAATAGGTTATCATTACAAAACAAATGTTCTAATAAGGTGTGCGCAGAAAGATCTAAACTTGTTATTTGATTGTCTGCACAATACATTTTTGTTAAAGCAGTGTTTGCCGAGAGGTCTAAATTTGTTAATTGATTTACGGAACAATTTAAATCAGACAAAGCAGTGTTAGCCGAAAGATTTAAACTGGTCAATTGATTAGTAGTACAAGATAGTTTTATTACATTCGGATTATTAGAAAGATCCAAATTAGATATTTGATTATCGTTACAAAACAAATAAATTAAAGCGGTATTATTTGAAAGATCTAAACTCGATATTTGGTTATCTGAATAGTTCAAATAAGTCAATGCAGTATGATTGGAAAGATCCAAACTCGAAATTTGATTACTGTAGCAAGTTAGATATGTTAAAGCCGTGTTATTTGAAACATCTAAACTTGTTAATTGGTTATCGTAACAATATAATTTTGTTAAAGCTGTAAAAGCTTCAATACCTGTTAAATCTGAAATAGATAAACTATTACAATATATTGCTCCGCTAAAAGCACTTGCTTCACTACATTGTATTTCTGTATCCCCATTGGTATTTATGGCTGTGTTGGCAACTAAATAATTTTTAAAATTAGTATCGGGAATATTTACATTACATACAGCAGGAATAGAGAATACAATATCATCTATAGAAAATCGGTCTGTACCACTACTACTTGTAATTGTAAAACTAGTAACATTTGTCCAATTCACCTGTACAGTACTTCCTGTGGATATGGCTATATTTTGCACAACATTAGCGTTTGTTCCTCCTGTTGGTGTGAATGTCCAGTCTGCAGCAGTATCCGCATTTCCATCAAAGGCAAATATAGATTGCACATCTATTGCTTCACTAAATGTAACCGTAAAAGAAGTAACATTTCCACTAGAAATAATAGCGTTCCCATTAGACCCTGCATATCCGCCAGCATTTAGTATCGTTACAGTATTAGAAGAATTTGTACATGTTGCTTGCAAGCTTCCAATAGTCTGTCTTACAAAATTAGTCCCAAAATAGGATACGGAGCTCCAATCGAAAGTTTGCGCATAACTGAATGTGGAGAATAAGCTAATTAATAGTAATAATCGTATTTTCATAATATCTTTTTTTTAATGATTTATGAAGCAAAACTACTTCCTAAATGCATTTAAAAATTGTTCCAATTTCTGAAATACCGCTTTCAATTTCTAAACCAAAAAATCCCGTAAACACAAGGCTTACGGGATTTATAACAATAATTAAAACTACAAACTACTGCTTAATAAAACGCTTGGTAGCAACGCTTCCATTTTCGTCTTCTATGGTGATTAAATACATTCCTGTATTTAAATTAGATGTATTTATAGTAGACGATTTAGTTTCTAAAACCTTGGCTCCTAAAACAGAATACACTGTTGCTTGTTTTAGGTTATTCTTCATTTTAATATTTAAAACAGAAGATGTTGGATTTGGGTAGATTTTGATCTCATTTTCATTTAACTGAAAAGTACTAACTCCTAATGTAAAATCATATTCATAAGCTCCCATATCTACAGTAGTATCTACGGTTCTATTATTTCCATTTATATCTGTAACGATATGCGCTGGTAAGGAAGCATTACTTCCGGTATTTATTGCTGCAGATCCTGCACTTAATGTGAATTTATTATTTGTTGGATTCACAAACATAGGATCACTAGCAGATCCTCCAATCATTCCTAACTCCACAATACTATTATTTACCACAGAAAACGAAGTTGTTATTGCTATTGGAAAACCTGTTCCTACTCCATTTCCGTATATAATACTATTTTCAACCGTACTGTTCGATGCCTGATTCATAGTAATTACATTTTCATTAAACCCTGTGTTATTAGATAGTGTAGAATTTACTAATTCAAACTCTAGAGCTGAAGCATTCCCTGAAGTACTAGCCGACAAGAATAAACAAGCAGAACTATTTAGTGATGTATTATTATAAAACACACTATTTACAACAGATCCTTTTGCAAAAATTTGATACTGTTGCGAACCTGAAAACATCATTACTGGTAAATCTTGAGAATAGTTTTCTCTAATAATACAAGACTCAAAATCTACATCGTGTGTGACATGTTGTAATCCGCAAGGAGAAAAAGCAGCATATACGGCTACACTAGTTCCTGTATTTTTTTCTAAAATAGAATTTTTAATAGAAGCTGTTAAGCTATCGCCATAAAGGTATGGATTCGCATAAATTGCGCCTCCTCTTAAATCATAAGATTGATCAATATCTGGAGTTGCACAATTGTTGTCTGTTGCGCCATTTGCATTACCACCAGTTATAGTAAAACCATCTACTAATACATTTTGCGCATTCCCTCTAATAGAAATTACGTGGTATGCATTATCTTGTCTTGTTGCTTCTGTATCTATAATATTGGCATTATCATCTGCATTTAAATCGCCACTTAAGATAGTTACATTTGTTTTTGGGTTTCTTTCTGAAACTAGCGTTTCTGTTGTATTAAAACCACCATAAACTTTAACATCTCCAGGAATGGTAAATGTTGCTTTTCTAGGGTTTGCATTGGTAGTACTAGGATTATATAATCCTTGCGCCACCCATATTGGTGTTTCCATTGTAGCTATTGCTAAAGCGTCTTCTAAATTCACAAAAGCATCCGTCCATGTGGAACCATCATTTAATCCTGTAGCAGCACCATTCACAAATAATACTGGATTTACCGTTTGAAAAGTTCCGGTTGCTGAATATGTTCCTGAAGAAGATACACAAGAAGCTCTAACTATTATATCATACATTGTATTAGGATCTAATCCCGTAATTGTATAAGGATTGCTAACATTAGAAACATTCACAAAATTGGATGTTCCTGTAGGATTGTAACTAATATCCCATACCGTTTCTAATCCTCCAGCGGTCCATGACACATCTACTGTTGTAAATGTTTCATTCGAACTAACAATATTAGTTGGTATTCCTGAACAATCTAAATTACCATATTCATAAGCCCCCATATCTACGGTAGTATTCATAAAACGAGTTCTACCACTAATATCATTTAATATGGTACTTGGAATAAAACTATTATCTCCCGCGTCAATTGCTGGCGAACCAGTATTTAATTGAAATAAGTTAATACCACTATTAATAAATAAAGGATCGACATTTGTTGCTCCCTGTTGTCCACCTTCTACAATACTATTAGAAACTACAGATCCAGAAGTAGTAATGGAGAAAGGAGTTGTACTTCCATTATCATAAATAATAGAATTTCTTATTTTACTGTTCGAAGCTTGTGCCATTTCAACAACACTTCCATTAGCTCCAACATTATTAGCAAAAGTAGCATTTACAACAGTAACGTTCAAACCACCAGTATTTCCACTATTTGTAGTACTAGCTGCTAATGACAAACAAGATGCACCATTTAAAGATGTATTGTTATAAAATAAACTATTGGTTACAGTACCATACGCATTATAACCTTCCCCTGAAGATCCGTGATATTCAAAGGCTCCCGAATTTAAAGAGTAATTATTTGTAATTACACAGTTTGTAAAATTACCTCTAAAATATCTATTATGCGTTGCTGCATTTACTGGACCAAAGCCAGCAAAAACACTACCATATGTTGCTGAGTTTTTTTCTAAAACACAATTTTGAATGGTGGCAGTTACATTGTTTGAAGTAACCACAGGATTTAGAAATACAGCTGCTCCTCTTCTGTCTGAATATTGTGAATACACATATCCCCAAACATAATAACCACCATTAGCATTTCCACTCGAAATGGTAAACCCGTCTACAATTACATTTGCAATCGCTCCTTTCATACTTAAAACATGATATGCATTATCTTGTCTCGTAGCTTCATCATCTGTAATAACATCATTATCATCTCCTAATAAATCTCCACTTAAAATGGTAACATTATTAGTCACGTCTCTTTGTGAAACCGTAGTTTCCGAAGTATTAAAACCACCATAAAGTTTCGTTCCGTTTAATACTGTAAATGTTGCTTTTCTAGGATCTGCATTCGTAGTTGTTGGTATATAAGTTCCTTGTGCTACCCAAACCTGATCATTACCAGTAGCAATAGCCAAAGCATCTTCTAGATGTGCAAAGGCATCACTCCAAGTGGTTCCATCATCTGCACCTGTTGCTGCATGATTAACATAAATAACACTTCCACTTAATGTGGTGAAATTTGTAGCTAAAGTCCAAGCCGTTGCAGTACCATTACAGTTTCCTTGCAAGTATACGTCATACGATGTGTTAGGAGTTAATCCAGTAATTGTTTGTGTATTTCCAGAAATATTAGCGATATCTGTTCCAAAGGAAACAGGAAACCCAAATTGCACATATCGCAATGTCGTATCTGTAGAAGAAGAGGTCCAAGACACATCTGCAGCATTTGGCGCAATATTATAAACAGAAACATCTTCAGGCAAACAATTAGCCCTGTAAACATCCATAACATTGGAGATAGAAGATTCTGCGAAAGAATAGCTACTTATAAATAGTAATAAGTAAAGTAAGCGTGTTTTCATAATAAATAAGTTTATAGTTTATGAAACAAAACTACAAGTGAAGTCTATGAAAAAATGAAACCAATTTCTGAAACACCGTTTTCAACTTCTAAACTAAAAAACCTAATAAACATCTTACTTACAAGGTTTAAACAAAAATATTTTACACTATTTGGTATTCTTTTTACAAGAGAAGTTATGTCCTGTTTAGTCTGGGGTTCTTTTCGTGAAGTTTGCAGAAACCTTATTACTTTAAAACGTATTAAAAATAAAAAGTCTCGTTTAATCTATTGTAAATGGAATGATAACATCTACTTGTGTTCCGATAGGATTTTCACCATCAAACAAATCAATAATAGTGACACCTACCTGTTTTTCTTTTCCGTAGTTTAATAATGCTAAACGATCTTGTGTTGCTTTGGTAGCAAAAGACGCATGCTTTTTACGTCCGCGATTTTTAATCTTATCGGCTTGTTCGCGTCCTACACCATTATCAATAATAACACATTTTATGGTATTAGTCGCTAGATGGATATGGAAACTAATTTCTAGTTTCCTATCTGTTTTACGGTGTAACAATCCGTGTTTTAAAGCATTTTCTACATAAGGCTGAATTAGCATGGTTGGGATATATACCAAAT is drawn from Lacinutrix sp. WUR7 and contains these coding sequences:
- a CDS encoding class I SAM-dependent methyltransferase: MKKIFKIILNIIPRPLLIRLSYIARPILAFFLKGNTFTDPIDGKSFKTFLPYGYGKQRNNVLSPSTLSLERHRLLWLYLKNETNFFTAEKSVLHFAPEQCFLDRFRALKNLKYTTTDLLSPIADVKADICNLPFEDNSYDIILCNHVLEHIPDDTKAMQELFRVMKPGGYGIFQIPQDLSRHTTFEDNSITDKKERAKIFGQYDHVRVYGYDYFNKLREIGFMVNEVDYTATLSEGEIEKYCLAKGEIIPVVYK
- a CDS encoding DUF423 domain-containing protein, with product MTQQIIIVTAASFGTLSVIFGAFGAHALKKILSTDQLQSFEVGVKYQMYHAIVLLALGLQPNFTTAAIYWCFTIGILLFSFSIYGLVLSDAKGKKLRFLGPITPIGGLLLVSGWFLLLIHFF
- a CDS encoding T9SS type A sorting domain-containing protein produces the protein MKTKLLSIFAFISIFAVTNAQNVSILDTNFKAILVANTNINTNNDAEIQDTEAVAYTGTINVSGSSIQDLTGLEAFTEIVGLQAFGNPSLTSIDVSQNTKLTQLLVEQTGISGILDLSMLTDLVDFKGHTTSITAINMANGNNSNVTRFNVVSSTVDCVQIDSGFTPNSNWGAPSNASFLEDCPTILSVHEFQVKKVSLYPNPTTSVLHIEMNSNIKSAAIYSVLGVKVLETTSKKIVTSELRNGVYIIIIKDEEGSVATKRFIKQ
- a CDS encoding T9SS type A sorting domain-containing protein, with the protein product MKTRLLYLMLLVCSISFSQILPSGQYGKFEFTNGSLTNTALNGGPNLSGNTNPTIGPDRNGAANDALVGMSTLNGHTLGATNVNNMTLSFWIKSNSIATQQRILQIYGTAGAGFRFELDNSKLYLISKVGNSTYGVLADWNADETIALTNGQWHNIILRTTPVNYNTELELDVFVDGILQNNISGSADLNGTVINTFLHSAQMVLDPTGTYTGGIDDIYLYKSALSDTQITNLANYYPATNSLTKFYVNANATGSNDGSTWANAYTNLQSAVTNATDGDEIWVASGTYKPAVTNRSTSFDVVVPNLSIYGGFAGTETQLSQRVLGSNETILTGDLNGDDVFVDDHFVNSYTHSSKTDNSYSILNITSLGENLVLDGLTISNTHNHTSTRIGAIFKEKTISNLTVKDCTIKNNISKTGAAGILAEFELNNTSGTTGDLIIENSKFINNMSIFGAGMYVYLGDNTNVDVRVENSLFDNNIAGNFSGDGLSGRASWFISIGTNANMDLKLINNTYVNNLDNSTGSGININSRAVVAINKTAGTINAEVVNCIFWNNFYPGSTTSVKSITNTYNDAVQSLNVRNSIDPLNFNDASITSTTATNTADPLFASSTDFTLQSNSPAKDAGDNTYVTTTSDLLGGQRIFNSIVDMGAYEYGTTLSTNQFDSINNEIKLYPNPTTSVLNIKMNSNLKGATIYSVLGAKVLETKSNTINTSNLKTGLYLIIIEAENGSIATKRFIKQ
- a CDS encoding T9SS type A sorting domain-containing protein translates to MKIRLLLLISLFSTFSYAQTFDWSSVSYFGTNFVRQTIGSLQATCTNSSNTVTILNAGGYAGSNGNAIISSGNVTSFTVTFSEAIDVQSIFAFDGNADTAADWTFTPTGGTNANVVQNIAISTGSTVQVNWTNVTSFTITSSSGTDRFSIDDIVFSIPAVCNVNIPDTNFKNYLVANTAINTNGDTEIQCSEASAFSGAIYCNSLSISDLTGIEAFTALTKLYCYDNQLTSLDVSNNTALTYLTCYSNQISSLDLSNHTALTYLNYSDNQISSLDLSNNTALIYLFCNDNQISNLDLSNNPNVIKLSCTTNQLTSLNLSANTALSDLNCSVNQLTNLDLSANTALTKMYCADNQITSLDLSAHTLLEHLFCNDNLLTSLNVANTNNANMLNMSALNNPYLSCIEVDDVSYSDTNWIDVDAVSSFSLDCSVCTVNIPDTNFKAYLVGNAAINTNGDTQIQCSEATAFTGLINVAYHTVSSLVGIEAFVNLTELYCSNNVLTSIDVSANTALTLLHCNSNLLTNLNVSANTLLTELYCNGNDLTSLDVSGNADLVTLWCPFNDLTSLNVANGNNTNFTATKLIATENQYLNCIQVDDAAYSDANWPDKDSGASYSVDCSTLSVNDFSQDTVSLYPNPTSSILNIKMKNNLKQATVYSVLGAKVLDTKSKSLNTANLKSGLYLITIEDENGSIATKRFIKQ
- a CDS encoding choice-of-anchor Q domain-containing protein, giving the protein MKTRLLYLLLFISSYSFAESSISNVMDVYRANCLPEDVSVYNIAPNAADVSWTSSSTDTTLRYVQFGFPVSFGTDIANISGNTQTITGLTPNTSYDVYLQGNCNGTATAWTLATNFTTLSGSVIYVNHAATGADDGTTWSDAFAHLEDALAIATGNDQVWVAQGTYIPTTTNADPRKATFTVLNGTKLYGGFNTSETTVSQRDVTNNVTILSGDLLGDDNDVITDDEATRQDNAYHVLSMKGAIANVIVDGFTISSGNANGGYYVWGYVYSQYSDRRGAAVFLNPVVTSNNVTATIQNCVLEKNSATYGSVFAGFGPVNAATHNRYFRGNFTNCVITNNYSLNSGAFEYHGSSGEGYNAYGTVTNSLFYNNTSLNGASCLSLAASTTNSGNTGGLNVTVVNATFANNVGANGSVVEMAQASNSKIRNSIIYDNGSTTPFSITTSGSVVSNSIVEGGQQGATNVDPLFINSGINLFQLNTGSPAIDAGDNSFIPSTILNDISGRTRFMNTTVDMGAYEYGNLDCSGIPTNIVSSNETFTTVDVSWTAGGLETVWDISYNPTGTSNFVNVSNVSNPYTITGLDPNTMYDIIVRASCVSSSGTYSATGTFQTVNPVLFVNGAATGLNDGSTWTDAFVNLEDALAIATMETPIWVAQGLYNPSTTNANPRKATFTIPGDVKVYGGFNTTETLVSERNPKTNVTILSGDLNADDNANIIDTEATRQDNAYHVISIRGNAQNVLVDGFTITGGNANGATDNNCATPDIDQSYDLRGGAIYANPYLYGDSLTASIKNSILEKNTGTSVAVYAAFSPCGLQHVTHDVDFESCIIRENYSQDLPVMMFSGSQQYQIFAKGSVVNSVFYNNTSLNSSACLFLSASTSGNASALEFELVNSTLSNNTGFNENVITMNQASNSTVENSIIYGNGVGTGFPIAITTSFSVVNNSIVELGMIGGSASDPMFVNPTNNKFTLSAGSAAINTGSNASLPAHIVTDINGNNRTVDTTVDMGAYEYDFTLGVSTFQLNENEIKIYPNPTSSVLNIKMKNNLKQATVYSVLGAKVLETKSSTINTSNLNTGMYLITIEDENGSVATKRFIKQ